A window of the Fusarium poae strain DAOMC 252244 chromosome 3, whole genome shotgun sequence genome harbors these coding sequences:
- the PAC1 gene encoding protein with putative role during mitosis (BUSCO:32823at5125) has product MSRTLTSRQAEELHKSIIAYLAANNLQDSANAMRTELGLGEDTFDPATAKKYETLLEKKWTSVVRLQKKIMDLEAQTQNLQTELNSATPTSLANRRGDPASWLPSGPPRHVLQSHRTPINCVAFHPIFSSIASGDEDATIKIWDWEFGELERTVKGHTKAVLDLDYGGPKGHTLLASCSSDLTIKLWDPSNEYQNIRTLPGHDHSVSAVRFIPSGAPGAPLSGNLLASASRDVTVRIWDVTTGYCVKTIRGHVDWIRDVSPSLDGKYLLSTGNDRTVRLWDISVPNPEAKLVMIGHEHFVECCTFAPPAAYSHLATLAGVKKPPPASSTAEFMATGGRDKTIRLWDGRGNCIKTLIGHDNWVRGLVFHPSGKFLLSVSDDKTIRCWDLSQEGKCVKTVEGSHEHFITSLRWAPPIIKDKGPGEEANGDVGTPKKVAATAPQDVQIRCVIATGSVDMSLRIFSR; this is encoded by the exons ATGAGCCGGACGTTGACGAGCCGGCAGGCTGAGGAGCT GCATAAATCCATCATCGCCTACCTCGCCGCAAATAACCTGCAAGATAGCGCCAATGCCATGAGGACGGAGCTTGGTCTTGGAGAGGATACTTTCGACCCAGCCACCGCTAAGAAGTACGAGACCCTGCTGGAGAAGAAATGGACCAGTGTTGTGCGCCTACAAAAAAAG ATCATGGATCTGGAAGCGCAGACCCAGAACCTTCAGACAGAACTTAATAGCGCTACACCGACATCCCTCGCAAATCGTCGAGGAGATCCCGCATCTTGGTTGCCATCTGGCCCTCCACGACACGTCCTTCAATCGCATCGAACGCCAATCAACTGCGTCGCTTTCCACCCTATCTTCTCTTCTATCGCGTCCGGCGACGAAGACGCTACCATCAAGATTTGGGATTGGGAGTTTGGCGAGCTTGAAAGGACGGTAAAAGGTCACACCAAAGCGGTTCTCGATCTTGATTATGGTGGTCCAAAAGGTCACACACTTCTTGCCTCTTGCAGTTCCGATTTGACTATCAAGCTTTGGGATCCTTCGAACGAATACCAAAACATTCGAACACTACCTGGCCACGACCATAGCGTAAGCGCCGTCCGATTTATACCCTCCGGAGCACCAGGAGCTCCGTTATCCGGAAACCTGCTCGCGAGCGCCAGTCGAGATGTCACAGTGAGGATATGGGATGTTACGACAGGATACTGCGTCAAGACGATAAGAGGGCATGTCGATTGGATCCGTGACGTTTCTCCCTCGTTGGATGGAAAATACCTACTATCGACCGGTAACGATCGAACAGTGAGGCTCTGGGATATTTCTGTACCGAACCCCGAAGCGAAGCTCGTCATGATTGGACACGAGCATTTTGTCGAGTGCTGTACCTTTGCGCCCCCAGCAGCATATTCGCACTTGGCTACCCTCGCCGGAGTCAAGAAGCCGCCCCCAGCTAGCAGCACGGCCGAATTTATGGCTACCGGGGGAAGAGATAAGACGATCAGACTGTGGGACGGTCGAGGAAACTGCATCAAGACTTTGATAGGTCACGACAACTGGGTTCGAGGACTGGTGTTCCATCCAAGCGGCAAATTCCTCCTCTCCGTATCCGACGACAAGACAATTCGATGCTGGGATCTCAGCCAAGAAGGAAAGTGCGTCAAGACTGTTGAAGGATCTCACGAGCATTTTATTACGAGCTTGAGATGGGCGCCGCCTATCATCAAGGATAAGGGTCCAGGCGAAGAGGCCAATGGCGATGTTGGTACTCCGAAGAAGGTGGCAGCGACGGCGCCTCAAGATGTGCAGATCCGTTGTGTGATTGCTACCGGAAGTGTAGATATGTCTCTTCGAATCTTTTCACGATAG
- a CDS encoding hypothetical protein (TransMembrane:12 (i12-34o65-86i98-116o122-143i155-174o186-209i279-302o322-339i346-365o377-405i417-438o444-465i)), producing the protein MLGQKSIKVNGADCGIESILLGVITSIGGFLFGYDTGQISSMLLFTDFKDRFAQGPEGAKEWDPIIQSILVSLMSIGSLLGALSGAYTADWWGRRKSMTFGVAIFIIGNIIQITAMESWVHMMMGRFVAGLGVGNLSVGVPMFQSECSPREIRGAVVASYQLMITIGILVSNIVCLGFKKMDTNSASWRVVIGLGIAFSLPLGIGILVVPESPRWLASRGDWEGAQISLGRLRGMKHNLDHPLVQDDLKEMKDILDKERQVGQGSWAECFNPKSSIPKLVWRTFLGFFIHFLQQWTGVNYFFYYGASIFESAGIEDPIQTQLILGAVNVATTFMGLWFVERFGRRWPLFIGALWQAGWLAVFAAIGTAMNPEENKAVGIVLIVCACMFIASFASTWGPMAWVVIGESFPLRTRAKQASIATAGNWLGNFMIAFLTPLATAGISYGYGFVFVGTNLAAAALVWFFLFESRALSLENVDLMYGQEGLKPWNSHKWVPPGYITREQRDDAHFHGGNEKPRNSESHSGEDSRVESVMA; encoded by the exons ATGTTGGGCCAAAA GTCTATCAAGGTCAATGGCGCCGACTGTGGTATTGAATCCATCCTTTTGGGTGTGATTACATCCATTGGTGGTTTCCTTTTCGGTTACGACACGGGTCAGATTAGTTCTATGCTCCTGTTCACAGACTTCAAGGACAGATTTGCACAAGGCCCTGAGGGTGCTAAAGAATGGGACCCTATCATTCAGTCCATTCTCGTTAGTCTCATGAGCATTGGAAGTTTGCTTGGTGCCCTCTCTGGTGCTTA CACCGCTGATTGGTGGGGTCGACGAAAGAGTATGACATTCGGAGTCGCCATTTTCATTATCGGTAATATCATTCAGATTACGGCGATGGAGTCGTGGGTTCATATGATGATGGGTCGATTCGTCGCTGGTCTCGGTGTCGGTAACCTTTCCGTCGGTGTCCCCATGTTCCAGTCCGAATGCTCCCCTCGAGAAATCCGTGGTGCTGTTGTCGCCTCTTACCAGCTCATGATCACCATCGGTATCCTGGTTTCCAACATAGTATGTCTCGGTTTCAAAAAAATGGACACCAACAGTGCTTCTTGGAGAGTTGTTATCGGCCTCGGCATCGctttctctcttcctctcGGTATCGGTATCCTTGTCGTCCCCGAGTCTCCTAGATGGCTTGCTTCTCGAGGTGACTGGGAGGGCGCCCAGATATCATTAGGTCGACTCCGTGGCATGAAGCACAACCTCGACCACCCCCTCGTTCAGGACGACCTGAAGGAAATGAAGGACATTCTCGACAAGGAACGACAAGTCGGCCAGGGTAGCTGGGCCGAGTGCTTCAACCCCAAGAGCTCAATTCCCAAGCTTGTCTGGCGAACATTCCTCggcttcttcatccactTCCTCCAGCAATGGACCGGTGTCAACTACTTCTTCTACTATGGTGCCTCCATCTTCGAGTCTGCTGGTATCGAGGACCCTATCCAGACCCAGCTTATCCTGGGTGCTGTCAACGTCGCCACTACCTTTATGGGTCTCTGGTTTGTCGAGCGATTCGGTCGTCGCTGGCCTCTATTCATCGGTGCTCTCTGGCAAGCTGGTTGGCTCGCCGTCTTTGCCGCCATCGGTACTGCTATGAACCCCGAGGAGAACAAGGCTGTCGGTATCGTTCTTATTGTCTGCGCCTGCATGTTTATTGCTTCTTTCGCCAGTACTTGGGGTCCCATGGCTTGGGTCGTTATTGGCGAGAGTTTCCCTCTCCGTACTCGTGCGAAGCAAGCTTCTATTGCCACAGCCGGTAACTGGCTTGGAAACT TCATGATTGCTTTCCTTACTCCTCTTGCCACCGCCGGTATCTCCTACGGTTACGGTTTCGTCTTTGTCGGAACCAACCTGGCTGCCGCTGCCCTTGTTTGGTTCTTCCTTTTCGAATCTCGCGCCCTCAGTCTGGAGAACGTCGACCTCATGTATGGTCAGGAGGGCCTCAAGCCTTGGAACAGTCACAAGTGGGTTCCTCCTGGATACATTACCCGCGAGCAGCGAGACGATGCCCACTTCCATGGTGGCAACGAGAAGCCCAGGAACAGCGAGTCTCACTCTGGAGAAGACTCAAGAGTCGAGTCGGTTATGGCTTAA